The Priestia megaterium NBRC 15308 = ATCC 14581 region TATAAATATGATATATTCGTAGAGGAATTGCTTATTTTTTTACAAATTTCATCTAATACTTAAAAATAAAAGGCTACATCATTTCAGAATGGTGTAGCCTTTTATTTTGTTAACTAGATCAGTTACCTTTAGGGTGAATTTTTAGCCTTCAGGCTTATATATTTTTCTAACGAAAAAATATATATAAAGGCTTCGTAATTCGATTAGTGAAGGGTTATTTAATATAAATATGTATAGATAGTCTATCGTGAGGTTTGCCTAACATACATAGACTAAAAAGGTACACCTTTTTATACTATAGGAAAGCTAATGACAAAATGTCTATTTACTCTACTAAATACACCTTAATATACGCACAAAAAGTAATTAATCTTTTTATACGTTAGGAGGTTACGCAAGGTCAAATTAGCTTCTTATTTTCTCTTATAAATCACAATTAGAACAATCTTGATTGTGCAGAAATAGACGCAAAAGCTTATCAAGAACAAATCGTAAAAAGTCATAAAAAAATAGATAGTGATACATATTAGTCATGTATAATATGTATCACCATTTTACTTCTTGTTCAACAAACGCGCCTTTTAATAAAACAACTGTTTTTTAATGATTTTAGGTAAACCATCTTTATCGTTTGATAAAGGATAAATTTGCCATTACCATCAACTCAAACTTATTTACAGGGAGAGGTTAAGATGAAAATTTATGTTGATGCCGATGCTTGTCCGGTAAAAGATATCATTATCTCTGAAGGTACGAATGCTGAAATTCCTGTTATCCTTGTTACTAGCTTTTCTCATTTTTCTAATGTGGAACAACCATCAGGAGTGGAAACCATTTATGTTGATTCTGGAGCAGATGCTGCGGATTATCGTATTATGAGGTTAGCAGAAAAAGGAGATATAATCGTTACGCAAGATTATGGTCTTGCTTCGCTAGGTTTAGCAAAAGGGTGTGCGGTACTTCACCATAATGGGTCTAGCTATACAAATGAAAACATTGACCAATTATTACAAACACGTTATTTGAGTGCAATGGCTCGAAAAAGTGGAAAGCGTACAAAGGGGCCAAAACCATTTACATCAGAAGATAAAGAGAAATTTAAGGGGCTTTTTAAAAGAGCGATTTCACGTTAAAAAAGAATCATCCATTGTTAAGAAAAACCTAGAAAAATAAATTGTCCAAATATTAAACTAACCTGCTCCGTTAGCTTAAGTACATTTCTTAACAATATTCTCTATTTATGGAGGTAAGAAAGCAAAAGAACCCTTGGGGCGGTAGGCTTCCACCAAGGATTCTTTACCCGAATCATGCAAATTTTTATGCATCGTTGATATGACTGCGTTCTTTGGATAGTTGAAAGAAACAAGAACATATAAAAAGTGCACCTTATATATATATGCTTATACGGAAAAATATAGTATCTCCATCAAAAAAGTGCTATTGTTTATTTGCAGTTATTTCTTTCATATTCACCTACGTGTGAACCCTATTAAAAGCAACCTCGCTTGCCAATACCGAGGTTGCTTTTTATTTTGTTAACGATAATAATGACTTTCACCTCGTATAATAGATTTAAATATTTTGTCCGTAAAAGTATATTTTTCATTTAAATAGACGTTTTTTGAATCATTTTTTCATTGTCTAAAAAGGTGTACCTTCTTATCATTAGATTTTTATGTTTAGCAATAGGGGTAGTTCAATAGTGTGTGGTCTTTACTATGAATGCGATTTGTTACCATAATGCATAAGTGCAAAATATTAGGATAATCTATTGTATAGCATTTATATCCTATCGGAGGTAACAAATTTGAGCAGAAACAACAATAGATTAACTTCCTCAGAAATTACAAGCCTGTGGGTACAATACATTCGGGAAACAATGGCAATTTGTATTAGCAAATACGTATTAGCAACCGTTAAAGACTCCGGAATTCGATCCCTTTTCGAATTTTGTTTAGGATTATCTGAAAAGCATCTTAAAGTGTTAACGAAGATTTTAAATAACGAGAATTTCCCTCTACCAAATGGCTTCACGGATAAAGATGTAAACCTGCAAGCTTCTTCTTTATTTACAGATTCCTTTTGGCTACAGTACATACATGATATGACAATTCATGGATTATCAGGATATGGTATGTCTTTTAGTGGCTCAGTTCGAAAAGATATACGGGATCATTACTATCAATGTAATATTGATGCGATGGACGTTTATAATAAATCAATTGATATTCTCTTATCTAAAGGAATTTATGAAAGAGATCCTTATTATTCTACGCCACAAAACAGTGAATTCATTACGGACTTAGGATATGCAATGGACATATTGGGGAAGAAAAGGCCTTTAAATACGATGGAGGCTTCAAATATATACTTTAATTTGAGAAAGAGTATTGCAGCAAAGGGGATTATTCTTGGTTTTCAGCAAGTAACTAAGGACAAAAAAGCACATAAATTTATGGGTGATGCTTTAAATTTGTACAACAAACATATTGGTATTTTTTCTTCGATATTACATGAAGCCAACCTTCATTCTCCAGGGTTATTAGACACCCAAGTTACAAATTCGAAAGTAGCTCCTTTCTCAGATAAATTAATGTTATTTCATGCCGGGTTTATGTTTAATTTAGCAATGATATATTACTCCAATGCTATGGCTACAAGTATGAGGATAGATGTAATAACACATTGTGAAGCATCTATTCTAAGGGATTTAAAACTTACTATAAGTTGGGGAAACATTATGATTGAAAGAGGATGGATAGAGAAACCTCCTCAAGCAAATGATCGAAAGGAATTGCCTCATAATTAAAGTTTAGAATAAGACAACAGGACGTTAATCGAGCATCTTACTTTACCAATGCACAGGTTGAGATTTATTTAAATAATTTTTCTGGAAAAACTATAGTTTAGGGATTAGAAGAATAGATATTCTTTTAATGGTAAATCTAAGAAAAAATCGGTTTAGGAGATTTCATATGGAAAAATTAAATTCTGCGGAAATAGGTAAACTTTGGGCTATATATATGGGTAATAGCATGGCTACATGTATTCTAAGTTATTTTCTCCAACATGTTGAAGACCAAGATGTAAAGAAGTTATTAGAAAATGCATTAAACTTGAGTAAAGAATTTCAAAGTACTATAAAAGATACTTTCATAAAAGAGAACATTCCCATTCCAAATGGTTTCACAAAAGATGATGTTAATCTTGCTGCTCCAAGATTATTTGAAGATGAGTTCTATGTACATTATTTAAGATACGTAACTAAAGTAGGGCTTAGTCTTTACAGTGTAGGAATACCGTTAATGTATAGAGCGGATATAAGGAAATTTTCTCTTTATTGTATGGAGTCAACTATAGAATTGGGTGAACATATCAAAGATGTTTCAATAATTAAAGGGTGGGTTATTAAATCGCCTATTATTCCGGCACCACAAAAAGTAAATATAGCACATAAAAATTATTTAAAAGGTTTCATTGGAGATGTACGACCTTTACATGCGTTAGAAATTGCTCATTTATACGATAATCTAGAGACAAACGTGGCAAGCAAAGCCTTGGTAATGGCGTTTAGTCAAGTTACAAAAACGAAAAAGATTCGAAATTTATTTATAAAAGGAGAAGAACTTACTTATAAAGCGATTGAAGGTTATATAAAAAAACTTCATGATGATAACTTGCCTTCTCCAGAACTAATTGATCATTTAGTGACAACTTCAACATTTTCTCCTTTTTCCGATAAATTAATGGTTTTTCATAAGATGGATATGTTTTCAATGAGAGTAAGAAATTTTGGAAATTCAGTAGCAGTAAACGGAAGACGCGATTTAGCGCTAATGTATGCAGATTTTTTAAAGGATATAACAGGATTTGTTCATGACGCAGCCGATATCATGATAGAAAATGGGTGGATGGAAACACCGCCCGAAGCTGCTGATAGAGAAGACTTATCTTCAGAGTAAGGGCTACACAGTTGTCAATGGTAGGCGTGACGGGAGGCATTAAGGAATCGACAATGTCTTTATACGAAGACCCTCATAGCACTCCAACAATCGTGTTTGAGTGCCAACCGGCGAGAGAGCCCCTTCACTTTCGTTTACCATACCTATTTTCTCCTAGCAGTATTCTAGACCATGCAGCATTTCTCCTCCGTTTCCGCATTTCCTCATGCAAACGACAGGCTCGTTACCAAGCATGCCGTTTTGGACGGAGATTGCTTTTGCGTCTAGATGAGTAGCGTTTGCTATACTGTAAGAAAGCGACTTCTTGTCGCACCATTATCGGTACTATAGTAAAGCAACCCTAGAGTTATAAATCCAGGGTTATCTTAGTAATGGTTATTCAGGTAGAATAAACTTTATTTACTTTTTCAACAACACTTCTAATTGCACAAACTCATCTCTATTTCTACGTGTAGAGAAAACCTCTCTATTCCTCCTATATCTGGTGGAGTTCTAGGTATTCTTTTAATGTTTGCTGTAACGTTCCTTTTGTTTCTGCCTTTTCTTCAAAGGAGATTCCTGAGTGAATCATGGTCCTAACTAGGTCAGCACGTAAACCTGTAAGAATAGCTTTACATCCCATCATTGAAATTCCAGTTAACACTTTCTGAAAATGATCAATAACATGCATCTCCATGTTAGCAGCTCCAGAAAGGTCTATAATTAATGTTTGAATCTTTAAATCTGATATGGCTGTCAGTACTTTCTCCTCAATCGTTTGGATACGGTATGTGTCTATCATTCCGATTAACGGTAATACAGCTATGGATTGACTAAGTGGTATAACAGGAACCGATAAATGTTCAACTAATTCTCTCTGAGAAGCGATTAATTCATCTTTATATTTTGAATAACTAATTAGAAAAGTGTTAAGAAACTGGTCAATCCGATCATTAATCTGTTTCTCTAAGGCATAAAATTCTTCACGGCTATTAAATAGGTTATTTATTCGATCATATTGATAGAGAAAATGCCATAATGTTCGCCTAATAGACTGTACCCATTCTAGTTTGAAGGCAAGAGTTAAGGAGTGCTCAGCCCAGGCTACCCCTTCTTGTTGAGCGAAAGCAACAAGTTGTTCTTCCTTTTGCTCCACGACATATAGAGATAACTTTTGAGCATTTTTTAAAAGATCAATATTTCCAGTTTCTAAAATGTCATTAATCTTAGAGGCTACGTTAACCGCCTCTGATAAGAGTTTATCTTGGAAATTTTGTCTGTTATCTTTAATAAAATCGGTCATTTTCTCTCTTGAATTATAAATAATCTCCATTTTGAATACGCCCCTTATTTACTGACTATTGTTACCCTTAATTAATAAATATCCCCAAATGAATTATTATTTATTTTTATGCCTTGTACTCCCCATACTAAATATGTTTTTAAATAAGATCCTTTACATCTTTACCCTTAAACATACATTTCGCATACATCTTTTATACCATATCTATCTGTAGTTTCAACTATGTTGCATTTGTCATATATCACCTAATCTCAATACAACATTACATTTTTTGTTTTTTTTACAAATTTATTTCATTTTTAAAATCTTTATTTCAATTATTGAAGGTAATAACTTATAAATATACCCTATGTTAAAATGGATTAAACCTTAATTTGTAAAATTTCTTTAAATAGTGAGAAAGGGGTTTGGTGATACATGACAATAATAAAAATCAAAGAAATGTTAGAAACGTTATTACGATATGAAGATAGTGAAATCACTCATACCTTTTGTAGTGGAAATCATACCTTTTCTCTCAGTTATTCTAAAGAACTAAAGAATTTTCAAGTGAAGAATATTGAAACAGGCCATATTGAATATTTTCCGGATGTGGAGACTACATCTTTAGCTTTGTATAGAATAATAAGTACTGTGGAAAAAGAAGTCACTGAGTAATAATTCATTTCAAAGTTTACATAATAGGTATTCTCAGAAATACTATACGAAAAGGCTCTTTATAGAAAAACACGTAAGCACCTTGATAAAATAGAGGTGCTTTTACATGTTTATTTCTTCTTTATCATCCAGTATTTCTTTCTTTAACGTTTCAAAGTCTCTTTTAGTTACTTTTTCAATCTTATCAAATAATTCATTGCCTTTGAATACTCCTTTCTCTTCTAGTACTTCTTCTAACGCTTTAAATCTTACTCTAGATAAAACAACCTCATTTACGGCATTTACCATCAATTTCTGATCTTTTGTAAGTTCTTTTTCTTTGGCTGGTTCTTGTTGTAGCTTAATTCTAAATACGACTTTTGTGTCATCTGATATCTCTGCAGCTTGATAAAAAGTACTGTGTGAAATATTTTTCATTTTGAGTTTCTCATTTGTATCAACAATAGTAAGCTCAAAATCGGGGCTCTCGAAAAAGAAGTCATATAAGTTATAATCTTTTTTTCCTATAACCGAAAATGCAAAACCAATCTTTTTTAGCTGCTCACCTGTAGGGGAATGTGTAATTGTTTTTTCTTCAAAATTTTCAACATTAAATTCAACATCATTAATAATTAATTGTGTCAACCCAATCACCTCTTTATCCCTATTAATACGACGAGCCTTAAAAGATTCCCTGTTTTCTCAAAAAAAAAGGACACTAATGAATTAGTATCCTTAAAGGATTATTCAGAAAACCTTGTGTTTGAAAGGATAATTAGTAAAGGTTGATTGTAATGTTATATTTAAAGAAAAAAGTATACTGTTTTGTGGTTATATAACAATGGTACTTGTGAAATTGAGTTACAAGATTTATGAGGAAAAGTTAAATTAGTATCAGTTTCTGAGTTTAAAGTGCTTAAAAAAACATCAGTTTTTCTAATCTGATGTTTTTTAAGTATTTATACATTTAGTTTAAAGCGTTATAAAAGATAGATTTTCACGAACGAGTTGTTAACTTCCGTAAATTTTGAAGGGCAACAAAACCTGCTTTAGTTCCATTATCAACTAGAACTAAAGCAGTACATACTCCAAATGTTGCTAGATTTGAATGAGCAATCAATTGGGCAGAACAAAAACGAATATTACTTCTTGCAAGCTCAACGGCTTTTACCTCATATTTGAAATCACTAATTTTATAATTACTATAGGAGTGTCTCATTCTAGGTAGATCTCCTCCGTAATCTAAAAACATGTTAGTTGAACTAGAATAAGATTTCATATGCAAATTTATAAGCTTGTCCAAATCTTGACTACACTTAATTGTTTTTTTATCTAAAAGTCCATAATTACTACCTAGATCAATTAATTCTTTCCTTTTTTTTGCAATGTACTTTCGTAAGTCTTTTATTTGACCTACTGAATTGATTAGCATTGACATAGCTTTTTCTCACCTCATCGAAATTTTTCAGTTTCTAGGAAATTTAGTAGGTCTAT contains the following coding sequences:
- a CDS encoding aspartyl-phosphate phosphatase Spo0E family protein, whose product is MSMLINSVGQIKDLRKYIAKKRKELIDLGSNYGLLDKKTIKCSQDLDKLINLHMKSYSSSTNMFLDYGGDLPRMRHSYSNYKISDFKYEVKAVELARSNIRFCSAQLIAHSNLATFGVCTALVLVDNGTKAGFVALQNLRKLTTRS
- a CDS encoding YaiI/YqxD family protein; its protein translation is MKIYVDADACPVKDIIISEGTNAEIPVILVTSFSHFSNVEQPSGVETIYVDSGADAADYRIMRLAEKGDIIVTQDYGLASLGLAKGCAVLHHNGSSYTNENIDQLLQTRYLSAMARKSGKRTKGPKPFTSEDKEKFKGLFKRAISR
- a CDS encoding STAS domain-containing protein, which translates into the protein MEIIYNSREKMTDFIKDNRQNFQDKLLSEAVNVASKINDILETGNIDLLKNAQKLSLYVVEQKEEQLVAFAQQEGVAWAEHSLTLAFKLEWVQSIRRTLWHFLYQYDRINNLFNSREEFYALEKQINDRIDQFLNTFLISYSKYKDELIASQRELVEHLSVPVIPLSQSIAVLPLIGMIDTYRIQTIEEKVLTAISDLKIQTLIIDLSGAANMEMHVIDHFQKVLTGISMMGCKAILTGLRADLVRTMIHSGISFEEKAETKGTLQQTLKEYLELHQI
- a CDS encoding DUF3231 family protein → MSRNNNRLTSSEITSLWVQYIRETMAICISKYVLATVKDSGIRSLFEFCLGLSEKHLKVLTKILNNENFPLPNGFTDKDVNLQASSLFTDSFWLQYIHDMTIHGLSGYGMSFSGSVRKDIRDHYYQCNIDAMDVYNKSIDILLSKGIYERDPYYSTPQNSEFITDLGYAMDILGKKRPLNTMEASNIYFNLRKSIAAKGIILGFQQVTKDKKAHKFMGDALNLYNKHIGIFSSILHEANLHSPGLLDTQVTNSKVAPFSDKLMLFHAGFMFNLAMIYYSNAMATSMRIDVITHCEASILRDLKLTISWGNIMIERGWIEKPPQANDRKELPHN
- a CDS encoding DUF3231 family protein; the encoded protein is MEKLNSAEIGKLWAIYMGNSMATCILSYFLQHVEDQDVKKLLENALNLSKEFQSTIKDTFIKENIPIPNGFTKDDVNLAAPRLFEDEFYVHYLRYVTKVGLSLYSVGIPLMYRADIRKFSLYCMESTIELGEHIKDVSIIKGWVIKSPIIPAPQKVNIAHKNYLKGFIGDVRPLHALEIAHLYDNLETNVASKALVMAFSQVTKTKKIRNLFIKGEELTYKAIEGYIKKLHDDNLPSPELIDHLVTTSTFSPFSDKLMVFHKMDMFSMRVRNFGNSVAVNGRRDLALMYADFLKDITGFVHDAADIMIENGWMETPPEAADREDLSSE